The Marinomonas sp. CT5 genome contains the following window.
ATACGCTCACGCTCAGCATCGATAGACAATACAACAGTTTCTAACATATCGCCTTTCTTGTATTGACGAACGGCTTCTTCACCAGTTTCGTCCCAAGATAGGTCAGATAGGTGAACAAGACCATCGATACCACCGTCAAGACCAATGAACACACCAAAGTCAGTGATAGACTTGATTGCGCCAGAGATTTTGTCGCCTTTGTTGAAAGAAGAAGCGAATTCTTCCCATGGGTTCATTGTGCACTGCTTGATACCCAAAGAAATACGACGACGCTCTTCATCAATGTCAAGAACCATAACTTCAACTTCATCACCGATCTGAACAACTTTAGATGGGTGAATGTTTTTGTTAGTCCAATCCATTTCAGAAACGTGTACTAGACCTTCTACGCCTTCTTCAAGTTCTGCGAAGCAACCGTAATCAGTCAAGTTAGTAACTTTAGCAGTTACTTTCGTGTTTTCTGGGTAACGTGCTTTGATAGCAACCCATGGATCTTCACCCAACTGCTTAAGACCTAGAGACACACGGTTACGCTCGCGGTCAAACTTAAGTACTTTAACATCGATTTCATCGCCAACAGCAATGATTTCGCTTGGGTGTTTGATGCGTTTCCAAGCCATGTCAGTGATGTGTAGAAGACCATCAACACCACCAAGATCAACGAAAGCACCGTAGTCAGTAAGGTTCTTAACGATACCTTTAACTTCTTGACCTTCTTCAAGAGAAGCAAGCAATGTTTCGCGTTCAGCGCTGTTAGTCGCTTCCATAACGGCACGACGAGAAACAACAACGTTGTTACGTTTTTGATCAAGCTTAATAAGTTTGAACTCTAGATCCACACCTTCTAAATGAGATGTATCGCGGATTGGGCGAACATCTACCAAAGAGCCTGGCAAGAAAGCACGGATGTTAGCGATATCAACTGTGAAGCCACCTTTGACTTTACCATTGATAACACCGTGAACAATGGCGTTTTCTTCGTAAGCTTTTTCAAGCACAGACCAAGTCTCTGCACGTTTCGCTTTTTCACGAGACAATTTAGTCTCACCGAAGCCATCTTCAACAGCATCAAGAGCAACTTTAACTTCGTCACCGATGTTTAAGTTAAACTCACCATTATCCGTTAGGAACTGAGAACGAGGAATTACGCCTTCAGATTTAAGACCTGCATGAACAGTTACCCACTCGTTGTCAATATCAACAACAATACCAGTAACAATTGAGCCTGGCGCCATTTCGACGGTTAATAGGCTTTCTTCAAACAGTTCTGCGAAGCTTTGAGTCATTGTATTTCCTATATAGTCGACCTATATAAAGAACTAGGCCATATCCACACTGCCAGCAAATGTGGGTCAATTTTTTGAATGATGCGATAAAAGCATGCTGGCACTTTTATCGAC
Protein-coding sequences here:
- the rpsA gene encoding 30S ribosomal protein S1, with amino-acid sequence MTQSFAELFEESLLTVEMAPGSIVTGIVVDIDNEWVTVHAGLKSEGVIPRSQFLTDNGEFNLNIGDEVKVALDAVEDGFGETKLSREKAKRAETWSVLEKAYEENAIVHGVINGKVKGGFTVDIANIRAFLPGSLVDVRPIRDTSHLEGVDLEFKLIKLDQKRNNVVVSRRAVMEATNSAERETLLASLEEGQEVKGIVKNLTDYGAFVDLGGVDGLLHITDMAWKRIKHPSEIIAVGDEIDVKVLKFDRERNRVSLGLKQLGEDPWVAIKARYPENTKVTAKVTNLTDYGCFAELEEGVEGLVHVSEMDWTNKNIHPSKVVQIGDEVEVMVLDIDEERRRISLGIKQCTMNPWEEFASSFNKGDKISGAIKSITDFGVFIGLDGGIDGLVHLSDLSWDETGEEAVRQYKKGDMLETVVLSIDAERERISLGVKQLEEDPFLAFVAENDKGTIVNGTVSEVDAKGAVVVLAEGVEATLKVSEISRERVEDATTALKEGDKVEAAIINVDRKARTIALSIKQKDATEEKAALKSHSEKQQAEANGPTTIGDLIKAQLENQN